One window of the Pseudomonas sp. S04 genome contains the following:
- a CDS encoding phytase, with product MTISFSPKRCLLAALICLGTGQALAAGPKLTLSPWAPGLTVDALAFLPADLGPQRLAASERDGLLLLDEQGAPLANLAGTFSGLDRRAAGQQVLLASLDNSRQQALLVSLDPRQRRFGQPVYLPTRDFAVNGLCLYRDDASNLFLFLVGEEGKGEQWLVGHGAQLNPQPQRVRGLPLPPSAQFCQVDDGANQLLVNEENVGWWAYPAHPEAEVLRVPVALRKPFGDISQEAGAMALVPGGVVGLDPKAAQLHLYQQQDAAWSAVAKLPVSELKEPQNLALRTTANGLQLLLRDDDDGRLYQGELDWQAKPVPLAPVLPSVGALAQSDPVGRQGDAADDPAIWIHPQQPALSRVLGTNKKQGLLAYDLQGKLLQELPVGRLNNVDVRPNFKLRQQTVDLAVASNRDHNSLSLFSIDRSSGELREAGEIATPLKDIYGICLFQPASGELYAIANGKDGTFLQYRLSAPSGVVQGELVRQFKVDSQPEGCVADDQRQRLFLGEEDVGVWAVDARADQPAQLTSVIKVGPQLHADVEGLALYQSPSHDYLVISSQGNDSYLVLDAEPPFASRGAFRVGLNAPAGIDGAAETDGLEVTAVNLGGAWSKGMLVVQDGRKRMPEQTQNFKFVPWAEVTQALQLP from the coding sequence ATGACTATTTCGTTTTCCCCCAAGCGCTGCCTGTTGGCCGCCTTGATCTGCCTGGGCACGGGCCAGGCGTTGGCCGCCGGGCCGAAGTTGACTCTCAGCCCCTGGGCCCCCGGTCTCACTGTGGATGCACTGGCGTTCTTGCCGGCCGACCTCGGCCCGCAGCGCCTGGCGGCCAGTGAGCGCGATGGCTTGCTGTTGCTAGACGAACAAGGTGCGCCGCTGGCCAACCTGGCTGGCACTTTCAGTGGCCTGGACCGCCGGGCTGCCGGCCAGCAGGTGCTGTTGGCCAGTCTCGACAACAGTCGGCAGCAGGCACTGCTGGTCAGCCTTGATCCGCGCCAGCGGCGTTTTGGCCAGCCGGTGTATCTGCCAACGCGGGACTTTGCGGTCAATGGCCTGTGCCTGTACCGCGACGACGCCAGCAACCTGTTCCTGTTCCTGGTGGGCGAGGAGGGCAAGGGTGAGCAGTGGCTGGTGGGCCACGGTGCACAGTTGAACCCGCAACCGCAGCGGGTTCGAGGTTTGCCGCTGCCGCCTTCGGCGCAGTTCTGCCAGGTCGACGATGGCGCCAACCAGTTACTGGTCAACGAGGAAAACGTCGGCTGGTGGGCCTATCCGGCCCACCCTGAGGCCGAGGTGTTGCGGGTGCCGGTGGCCCTGCGCAAGCCCTTTGGCGATATCAGCCAGGAGGCCGGGGCCATGGCGCTGGTGCCGGGCGGCGTGGTCGGGCTAGACCCCAAGGCGGCACAGCTGCACCTGTATCAGCAGCAGGACGCTGCGTGGAGCGCCGTAGCAAAACTGCCCGTGAGTGAGTTGAAAGAACCGCAGAACCTCGCCCTGCGGACCACCGCCAACGGCCTGCAACTTTTGCTGCGTGATGACGACGACGGGCGTCTGTACCAGGGCGAACTGGACTGGCAGGCCAAGCCTGTGCCCTTGGCACCGGTGCTGCCGAGCGTCGGCGCGCTGGCCCAGAGTGACCCGGTCGGGCGCCAGGGCGATGCGGCGGACGATCCGGCGATCTGGATTCACCCGCAACAACCGGCCTTGAGCCGGGTCCTGGGCACCAACAAAAAGCAGGGCCTGTTGGCCTATGACCTGCAAGGCAAGCTGCTTCAGGAGTTGCCGGTGGGGCGCCTGAACAATGTCGACGTGCGGCCCAACTTCAAGCTCCGCCAGCAGACGGTCGACCTCGCGGTGGCGAGTAATCGCGATCACAACAGCCTCAGCCTGTTCAGCATCGACCGCAGCAGCGGTGAGTTGCGCGAGGCCGGCGAGATCGCCACGCCGCTCAAGGACATCTATGGCATCTGCCTGTTCCAGCCCGCCAGTGGCGAGCTGTATGCAATTGCCAACGGCAAGGATGGCACCTTCCTGCAATACCGCCTGAGTGCACCCAGTGGTGTGGTGCAGGGTGAGTTGGTGCGCCAGTTCAAGGTCGACAGCCAGCCCGAAGGCTGTGTGGCCGACGATCAACGCCAGCGCCTGTTCCTCGGCGAAGAGGACGTGGGGGTCTGGGCGGTGGATGCCCGTGCCGATCAGCCGGCGCAGTTGACCAGCGTGATCAAGGTCGGCCCGCAACTGCACGCCGATGTCGAGGGCCTGGCGCTGTATCAAAGCCCGAGCCATGACTACCTGGTGATCTCCAGCCAAGGCAACGACAGCTACCTGGTGCTGGACGCCGAGCCGCCCTTCGCCTCCCGCGGGGCCTTTCGGGTCGGCCTGAATGCGCCGGCCGGCATCGACGGTGCCGCAGAAACCGACGGCCTGGAGGTCACCGCGGTCAACCTCGGCGGGGCCTGGAGCAAGGGCATGCTGGTGGTGCAGGACGGGCGCAAGCGGATGCCCGAACAGACCCAGAACTTCAAGTTCGTGCCTTGGGCCGAGGTCACCCAGGCGCTGCAATTGCCCTGA
- a CDS encoding TonB-dependent receptor: MYQRSSHPRSGTAGLVSFTLTALALAIASDRLHAAETAGQTEHIEVVGQAASIDQALKEQRRSDSIKSVVHADGVAQLPDENVAEAVQRLPGISVERDQGEGRFVSVRGLGPDLNSVTINGTLVPSPESERRAVALDVLPAELVQSLSVIKTLTPDMDANSLGGTVDVQSLSAFDHQGLFYTGSSEASYDQNSHQTSPKFSGAISDRFSLGDGIDNFGVAAALSWQKRDFASDNVETGGAWDFERGARLEEFEQRDYDISRERSGGGLNFDYKPDDLSSYYLRTLYSRYKDSETRNSTSIEFAEPQAAGELGDADGKRKLKQREETQEIQSYVLGGEHLLGLWTLSGQAGYSRSSEDSPGHIANAAFSGAEDFAGSGFYDSEKPRLIIGQDFYNPDNFSLDKVDWEQQKTTDTEKNLRLDLARDYDLSGYASQVKFGGKVSRRNKDNNLDAWVYEDFDDLGFSDEQLNLSQFQKGKVHYRLGEFGPGISGSAIKDLIGGLDRADFYDETESRVNDFKMSEDINAGYLMNTLDIDDWRFIAGMRYEGTEFAAKGTGVNDGEFEASDSKSSYHHWLPGLHARYQLDKNTQVRAAWTKSVVRPTFGQLAPGFVIDDDEATFGNPNLKPLESSNLDLGIEHYMGRAGTVSAFVFYKDIQNFVYNTDVAGSGAWVDFSEAHTFTNGDSAKLYGLELAYSQKYDWLPAPWNGLLLGANATFSRSDAQIEGFDAASGSNRKRSIDLPSQSDTVGNLMLGWEDDKLSLRLSANYKSDYLYELAAINDKAHDLHVDAQTFVDFSARYSLTKNLQVNFEAQNLTDESYYVYTGHGAYNAQYEEYGPTFKLGLTFTHF; encoded by the coding sequence ATGTACCAGCGCAGCAGCCACCCGCGCAGCGGCACCGCCGGGCTTGTCAGTTTCACGCTGACCGCCCTGGCCCTGGCGATAGCCAGCGACCGCTTGCACGCCGCCGAAACCGCCGGCCAGACCGAGCACATCGAAGTGGTCGGCCAGGCCGCCAGTATCGATCAGGCGCTCAAGGAACAGCGCCGCTCCGACAGCATCAAGAGCGTGGTGCATGCCGACGGCGTGGCGCAATTGCCGGACGAGAACGTGGCCGAGGCGGTGCAACGCCTACCGGGGATCAGCGTCGAGCGCGACCAGGGCGAAGGCCGGTTTGTCAGCGTGCGGGGCCTGGGACCGGACCTCAACAGCGTGACCATCAACGGCACCCTGGTGCCCTCGCCGGAAAGCGAGCGCCGCGCCGTGGCCCTCGATGTATTGCCGGCGGAGCTGGTGCAATCGCTCTCGGTGATCAAGACCCTGACCCCGGACATGGATGCCAACTCCCTCGGTGGCACCGTGGATGTGCAGAGCCTGTCGGCCTTCGATCATCAGGGCCTGTTCTATACCGGCAGCAGCGAGGCCAGCTATGACCAGAACAGCCATCAGACCAGCCCGAAATTTTCCGGGGCGATCAGCGACCGCTTCAGCCTCGGCGATGGCATCGACAACTTCGGCGTGGCCGCGGCGCTGAGCTGGCAGAAGCGTGACTTCGCTTCGGACAACGTCGAGACCGGCGGCGCCTGGGACTTCGAGCGGGGCGCACGGCTCGAGGAGTTCGAGCAGCGTGACTACGACATCAGTCGGGAGCGCAGCGGCGGCGGCCTGAACTTCGATTACAAGCCCGACGACCTGAGCAGCTATTACCTGCGCACCCTCTACAGCCGCTACAAGGACAGCGAGACGCGCAACTCCACCAGCATCGAGTTCGCCGAGCCCCAGGCCGCCGGTGAACTGGGGGACGCCGATGGCAAGCGCAAGCTCAAGCAGCGCGAGGAAACCCAGGAAATCCAATCCTACGTGCTGGGTGGCGAGCACCTGCTGGGCCTGTGGACCCTCAGCGGCCAGGCCGGTTACAGCCGCTCCAGCGAAGACAGCCCGGGGCACATCGCCAATGCCGCCTTCAGCGGCGCCGAGGACTTTGCCGGCAGTGGTTTCTACGACAGCGAAAAGCCGCGGCTGATCATCGGCCAGGACTTCTACAACCCCGACAACTTCAGCCTCGACAAGGTCGACTGGGAACAGCAGAAAACTACCGACACCGAGAAAAACCTGCGCCTGGACCTGGCCCGCGACTATGACCTCAGCGGGTATGCGTCGCAGGTCAAGTTCGGCGGCAAGGTCAGCCGGCGCAACAAAGACAACAACCTCGACGCCTGGGTCTATGAGGACTTCGACGACCTGGGGTTCAGTGATGAACAGCTCAACCTCAGCCAGTTCCAGAAGGGCAAGGTGCACTACCGTCTCGGCGAGTTCGGTCCGGGCATCAGTGGCAGCGCGATCAAGGACCTGATCGGCGGCCTCGACCGGGCGGACTTCTATGACGAGACCGAGTCACGGGTCAACGACTTCAAGATGAGCGAGGACATCAACGCCGGCTACCTGATGAACACCCTGGACATCGACGATTGGCGCTTCATTGCCGGCATGCGCTACGAAGGCACCGAGTTCGCGGCCAAGGGCACCGGGGTCAACGACGGCGAGTTCGAGGCCAGCGACAGCAAGAGTAGCTATCACCACTGGTTGCCCGGCCTGCACGCGCGCTACCAACTGGACAAGAACACCCAGGTGCGCGCGGCCTGGACCAAGTCCGTGGTGCGGCCGACCTTCGGTCAACTGGCGCCGGGGTTTGTCATCGACGATGACGAGGCAACCTTTGGCAACCCCAACCTCAAGCCCCTGGAGTCGAGCAACCTGGACCTGGGCATCGAGCACTACATGGGCCGTGCCGGCACGGTCTCGGCGTTCGTGTTCTACAAGGACATCCAGAACTTCGTCTACAACACCGACGTCGCCGGCAGCGGTGCCTGGGTCGATTTCTCCGAGGCCCACACCTTCACCAACGGTGACAGCGCCAAGCTCTACGGGCTGGAACTGGCCTACTCGCAGAAATACGACTGGCTGCCCGCCCCCTGGAACGGCCTGCTGCTGGGCGCCAACGCCACCTTCAGCCGTTCTGATGCGCAGATTGAAGGCTTCGACGCCGCCAGCGGCAGCAACCGCAAGCGCAGCATCGACCTGCCGAGCCAGTCGGACACCGTCGGCAACCTGATGCTCGGCTGGGAAGACGACAAGCTCAGCCTGCGCCTGTCGGCCAACTACAAGTCCGACTACCTCTATGAGCTGGCCGCGATCAACGACAAGGCCCACGACCTGCACGTGGATGCCCAGACCTTCGTTGACTTCAGTGCGCGTTACTCGCTGACCAAGAACCTGCAGGTCAACTTCGAGGCGCAGAACCTCACGGACGAGTCGTACTACGTCTACACCGGCCACGGCGCCTACAACGCCCAATACGAAGAGTACGGCCCGACCTTCAAGCTCGGCCTGACCTTTACCCATTTTTGA
- a CDS encoding GGDEF domain-containing protein produces the protein MFSVLKPHRWKLLLLLLAANLGLLLHLACGELKSVGEWVWLDIVGEGGSALLALVWLGLVLKSRPAGRVTNYLALGLGCIFFSWWIDSLDEFIRLPDSITWDHWLESGPMPVGMLLLTLGIYHWHREQLAISAQMEKRERLFREHRLFDKLTPLGGADYLKRQLASSLDESLEQQQPLSLLALDLDNFAAINQACGHAEGDAVLQAVSHLLLLNLRRQDLLCRLAGDRFVVVLANTGESQARLLALELQQAVHGLAHKTRQHGERLHLSASTAVVMAMDESPEQLLKRLNLALARAKQPLAKTA, from the coding sequence ATGTTCTCAGTACTCAAACCCCACCGCTGGAAACTGCTCCTGCTGCTGTTGGCCGCCAACCTGGGGCTGCTCCTGCACCTGGCCTGCGGCGAGTTGAAAAGCGTCGGCGAATGGGTCTGGCTGGATATCGTCGGTGAAGGCGGCTCGGCCCTGCTGGCCCTGGTCTGGCTGGGCCTGGTGCTGAAAAGTCGGCCCGCCGGGCGGGTCACCAATTACCTGGCGCTAGGCCTGGGCTGCATCTTTTTCTCCTGGTGGATCGACAGCCTCGACGAGTTTATCCGCCTGCCTGACAGCATCACCTGGGATCACTGGCTGGAGTCCGGGCCGATGCCGGTGGGCATGCTCCTGCTGACCCTGGGCATCTACCACTGGCACCGCGAACAACTGGCGATCAGCGCGCAGATGGAAAAACGCGAGCGGCTGTTTCGCGAACACCGGCTGTTCGACAAGCTCACGCCCTTGGGCGGTGCCGACTATCTCAAGCGCCAACTGGCCAGCAGCCTCGACGAAAGCCTGGAGCAGCAGCAACCGCTGTCGCTGCTGGCCCTGGACCTGGACAACTTCGCCGCCATCAACCAGGCCTGTGGTCACGCTGAAGGCGACGCCGTGCTGCAGGCCGTGAGTCACTTGCTGCTGCTCAACCTGCGGCGCCAGGACCTGCTCTGCCGCCTGGCCGGCGATCGTTTTGTGGTGGTGCTGGCCAACACCGGCGAAAGCCAGGCGCGGTTACTGGCACTGGAGCTGCAACAGGCGGTGCACGGCCTGGCCCACAAAACCCGCCAGCACGGCGAACGCTTGCACCTGTCGGCAAGCACCGCGGTGGTGATGGCCATGGACGAATCCCCCGAGCAGTTGCTCAAACGCCTGAACCTGGCGCTGGCCCGGGCCAAGCAGCCGCTGGCCAAGACGGCCTGA
- a CDS encoding AraC family transcriptional regulator: MTCKTLWYENDSRFIPGHYQPATLIDLALSRDIDSHRLLRGTGLFHEDILAGQTRLSPQQFFALIGNSKRLLDADDSSFLFGQRLLPGHYGAASHALRHAQNLHQALDTLVQQQALLSPLVTPQLVLDEQYAYFYWLDSCGAGEQWRFLLEASMTSLVAMSQWLSGQRLPWQCSLSYDEPRYVEQYWVHLGEQTQFQRPLDMMRIPRQYLTQAWPGASATAGQVARQEAQQQLDQLGHASSFLACLYRYLQSQVRQAPSLEQAAHAFAMSPATLKRKLHKHDTGFQQQVDLVRKHVALYLYQVKGMNNEEVAAYLNFNDPANFRRSFKRWTGSTPNLIRQLFCGA, encoded by the coding sequence ATGACCTGCAAAACCCTGTGGTACGAAAACGACAGTCGCTTCATTCCCGGGCACTACCAGCCGGCGACCCTGATCGACCTGGCCCTCTCGCGGGATATCGACAGCCATCGCCTGTTGCGCGGCACCGGGCTGTTCCATGAGGACATCCTGGCCGGCCAGACCCGCCTCAGTCCCCAGCAGTTCTTCGCCTTGATTGGCAACAGCAAGCGGCTGCTCGACGCCGACGACAGCAGCTTCCTGTTTGGCCAGCGTTTGTTGCCGGGGCATTACGGTGCCGCCAGCCATGCCCTGCGCCACGCGCAAAACCTGCACCAGGCTCTCGACACCCTGGTCCAGCAGCAGGCGCTGCTCAGTCCCTTGGTCACCCCGCAACTGGTGCTGGATGAGCAGTACGCCTACTTCTACTGGCTCGACAGCTGCGGCGCAGGCGAGCAGTGGCGCTTCCTGCTGGAAGCGAGCATGACCTCGCTGGTCGCCATGAGCCAATGGCTCAGTGGCCAGCGCCTGCCCTGGCAATGCAGTTTAAGCTACGACGAGCCCCGTTATGTCGAACAGTACTGGGTGCACCTGGGCGAGCAAACCCAGTTCCAGCGCCCGCTGGACATGATGCGCATTCCCCGCCAGTACCTGACGCAAGCCTGGCCCGGTGCCTCCGCCACGGCCGGCCAGGTCGCACGCCAGGAAGCCCAGCAGCAGTTGGACCAGTTGGGCCATGCCAGCAGTTTTCTCGCCTGCCTGTACCGTTACCTGCAAAGCCAAGTCCGCCAGGCGCCGAGCCTGGAGCAGGCGGCTCACGCCTTCGCCATGAGCCCGGCCACCCTCAAGCGCAAGTTGCACAAGCACGACACCGGCTTTCAGCAGCAGGTTGACCTGGTGCGCAAACATGTGGCGCTCTACCTGTACCAGGTCAAGGGTATGAACAACGAGGAAGTCGCGGCCTACTTGAACTTCAACGACCCGGCGAACTTTCGGCGCTCGTTCAAGCGCTGGACCGGCAGCACCCCCAACCTGATCCGCCAGTTGTTCTGTGGAGCCTGA
- the chrA gene encoding chromate efflux transporter, with protein sequence MPPSLNADRSPWQVFWVFLRLGLTSFGGPIAHLGYFRQEFVVRRRWLSERSYAELVTLCQFLPGPASSQVGIALGLSRAGYRGALAAWCGFTLPSALVLILFALGLHDYGDVLPGGIVHGLKVLAVAVVAQAVWGMARLLCPDLPRILLMAATTCLVLMLPTAWAHVGVIATAGIAGLLLFKPTPTLEHEPLPITVSPRAGLFWLVLFAVLLVGLPILAQLLASPTLSMLDAFYRTGSLVFGGGHVMLPLLQAEVVPNGWVSNQTFLAGYGATQAVPGPLFTFAAFLGASMQGPKSGWLGGLLGLLAIFAPSFLLVVGALPFWERLRRNLRMQAAMLGINAAVVGLLLAALYQPVWTSAILTPADFALALVALLALMFAKVAPWKVVLGCGLAGWGLDVIL encoded by the coding sequence ATGCCCCCATCCCTGAACGCAGACCGCAGTCCCTGGCAGGTGTTCTGGGTGTTCCTGCGCCTGGGCCTGACTTCCTTCGGCGGCCCGATTGCCCATCTGGGCTACTTTCGCCAGGAGTTCGTGGTGCGTCGGCGCTGGTTGAGTGAGCGCAGCTACGCCGAGCTGGTCACGCTCTGCCAATTCCTGCCCGGCCCGGCCAGCAGCCAGGTCGGCATCGCCCTGGGCCTGTCACGGGCCGGCTACCGTGGCGCGCTTGCCGCCTGGTGCGGCTTCACCCTGCCCTCGGCCCTGGTGTTGATCCTGTTCGCCCTCGGCCTGCACGACTACGGCGACGTGTTGCCCGGCGGCATTGTGCATGGCTTGAAAGTGCTGGCGGTGGCGGTAGTCGCCCAGGCGGTCTGGGGCATGGCGCGTTTGTTGTGCCCGGACCTCCCGCGCATCCTGCTGATGGCCGCTACCACGTGCCTGGTGCTGATGCTGCCAACTGCCTGGGCCCATGTCGGGGTGATTGCCACGGCCGGGATTGCCGGGCTGTTGCTGTTCAAGCCGACACCCACCCTCGAGCACGAGCCGTTGCCGATCACCGTCAGCCCGCGCGCCGGGCTGTTTTGGCTGGTGCTGTTTGCGGTGCTGCTGGTGGGCCTGCCGATCCTCGCCCAACTGCTGGCGAGCCCGACCCTGAGCATGCTCGATGCCTTCTACCGCACCGGCTCGCTGGTGTTCGGCGGCGGCCACGTGATGCTGCCGTTGCTGCAGGCCGAAGTGGTGCCCAACGGCTGGGTCAGCAATCAGACTTTCCTCGCCGGCTATGGCGCGACGCAGGCGGTACCTGGGCCGCTGTTCACCTTCGCGGCCTTTCTCGGTGCGTCGATGCAAGGCCCAAAATCGGGTTGGCTCGGTGGCCTGCTGGGACTGCTGGCGATTTTCGCGCCGTCGTTCCTGCTGGTGGTCGGCGCACTGCCGTTCTGGGAGCGGCTGCGGCGCAACCTGCGCATGCAGGCGGCAATGCTCGGGATCAACGCCGCGGTGGTCGGCCTGCTGCTGGCAGCGCTGTATCAGCCGGTCTGGACCAGCGCCATCCTCACCCCGGCAGACTTTGCCCTGGCCCTGGTGGCACTGCTGGCGCTGATGTTCGCCAAGGTCGCGCCGTGGAAGGTGGTGCTGGGGTGCGGCTTGGCGGGCTGGGGCCTGGATGTCATCCTGTGA
- a CDS encoding GFA family protein, whose product MDQSHRGSCLCGAVSYQLSSPLKAFTHCHCRKCQKAHGAAFATYASAPRSALAITAEASLLKAYESSPGVTRQFCGHCGSSLFWSNARGAFPDWISIAVATLDTPFQPTKQSHSCLEAKACWYQLDDARLPR is encoded by the coding sequence ATGGATCAGTCACACCGCGGCAGTTGCCTGTGCGGCGCCGTCAGCTACCAGCTCAGCAGCCCACTCAAGGCCTTCACCCATTGCCATTGCCGCAAATGCCAGAAAGCCCATGGCGCGGCATTCGCCACCTATGCCAGTGCGCCCAGGTCGGCGCTGGCGATCACGGCCGAGGCGTCGCTGCTCAAGGCCTACGAATCCTCCCCCGGGGTCACCCGCCAGTTCTGCGGGCACTGCGGTTCATCGCTGTTCTGGTCGAATGCCCGAGGCGCGTTCCCGGACTGGATCTCGATTGCTGTCGCGACCCTGGACACCCCGTTCCAACCCACCAAGCAAAGCCACAGTTGCCTCGAGGCGAAGGCCTGCTGGTATCAGCTCGACGACGCGCGGTTACCCAGGTAG
- a CDS encoding NAD-dependent epimerase/dehydratase family protein, whose product MSQSCLVTGANGHLGNTLVRALLGQGYRVRAGVRDIDNRAAFQGLDCELVYVELLDEETLFQALQGVEVLFQVAAVFKHWARDPQAEIVQPNVEGTRRVLHAAKRAGVRRVVYVSSVAAIGHNGQALDEQQWNVEPDNAYYRSKILAEQVAWDTARALDLWMVAVLPSAMIGPNATRLTDTMGFIESVRQRKLPLDPGFHFNFVDVRDVAAGMILAAQKGQPGQRYILANEHCSSLAQIIDAANAVAPGYRLPAPAPRWLLLALAWIEEARARLTGRPAQLLQSQVRMFHQVRQQYCIDKAKQQLGYAPRTPEAALQSAFSYLGNRASSS is encoded by the coding sequence ATGAGTCAGTCATGTCTGGTCACCGGGGCCAATGGGCACCTGGGCAATACCCTGGTCCGGGCCTTGCTTGGGCAGGGCTATCGGGTCCGGGCCGGGGTTCGCGATATCGACAACCGCGCGGCGTTCCAGGGCCTGGATTGCGAACTGGTGTACGTCGAACTGCTCGACGAAGAGACGTTGTTCCAGGCGCTACAGGGCGTCGAGGTGTTGTTCCAGGTGGCGGCGGTGTTCAAGCACTGGGCCCGCGATCCCCAGGCCGAGATTGTCCAGCCGAATGTCGAGGGCACTCGCCGGGTCTTGCACGCAGCGAAGCGCGCCGGGGTCAGGCGGGTGGTCTACGTCAGCTCCGTGGCGGCTATCGGTCACAACGGGCAGGCGCTGGATGAGCAGCAGTGGAACGTCGAGCCGGACAACGCCTACTACCGCTCGAAGATCCTCGCCGAGCAAGTTGCCTGGGACACGGCGCGAGCCCTGGACCTGTGGATGGTCGCGGTCTTGCCTTCGGCCATGATCGGCCCGAACGCGACGCGCCTGACCGACACCATGGGGTTCATCGAGTCGGTCAGGCAGCGCAAACTGCCGCTGGACCCGGGCTTTCATTTCAATTTTGTCGATGTGCGGGACGTGGCCGCGGGCATGATCCTGGCCGCGCAGAAGGGCCAGCCTGGGCAGCGTTATATTCTGGCCAACGAACATTGCTCGTCCCTGGCGCAGATCATCGACGCGGCCAACGCGGTCGCTCCGGGCTATCGGCTGCCCGCGCCGGCGCCGCGCTGGCTATTGCTGGCGCTGGCGTGGATCGAGGAGGCGCGGGCGCGGCTGACCGGGCGGCCGGCCCAGCTGTTGCAAAGTCAGGTGCGGATGTTCCATCAAGTGCGCCAGCAATACTGCATCGACAAGGCAAAGCAGCAACTGGGTTATGCCCCGCGTACGCCCGAGGCCGCGCTGCAATCAGCCTTCAGCTACCTGGGTAACCGCGCGTCGTCGAGCTGA
- a CDS encoding SulP family inorganic anion transporter, whose amino-acid sequence MKPQRLRADVLAGLTTSFALLPECIAFALVAHLNPLMGLYGAFIICTLTALFGGRPGMVSGAAGSMAVVIVALVVQHGVQYLLATVLLGGLIMLAFGLLRLGKLVRMVPHSVMLGFVNGLAIIIALAQLEHFKSGEAWLSGTPLYLMLGLVAATMAIVYLMPRLTRAVPPALVAILGVGAAVYLLGLPTRTLGDMAHIAGGLPVLAFPDLPWTLETLRIIAPYAVLMALVGLLETLLTLNLTDEITESRGYPDRECVALGAANMVSGVFGGMGGCAMIGQTVINLSSGGRGRLSGVVAGVMILLFVLFLSPLIERIPLAALVGVMFVVSQQTFAWASLRVLNKVPLNDVLVIVAVTLVTVFTDLATAVLCGIIIAALNFAWQQARQLYADSHLEPDGSKLYRVHGTLFFASTTPFLNQFDSAGDPPQVTLDCRHLSFVDYSAIAALDTLRERYAKAGKHLRVLHLSERCKKLLKRARVAHD is encoded by the coding sequence ATGAAACCTCAACGTCTGCGCGCCGATGTCCTGGCCGGACTCACCACGTCTTTCGCCCTGTTGCCCGAGTGCATCGCCTTCGCCCTCGTGGCCCACCTCAATCCGTTGATGGGGCTCTACGGCGCCTTCATCATTTGCACCCTGACCGCGCTGTTCGGCGGCCGCCCGGGCATGGTCTCCGGTGCGGCCGGTTCGATGGCGGTGGTGATTGTCGCGCTGGTGGTCCAGCACGGCGTGCAGTACTTGCTCGCCACCGTGCTGCTGGGCGGGCTGATCATGCTTGCGTTCGGCCTGTTGCGCCTGGGCAAGCTGGTGCGCATGGTGCCGCATTCGGTGATGCTGGGGTTCGTCAACGGCCTGGCGATTATCATTGCCCTGGCGCAACTGGAGCATTTCAAGAGCGGGGAAGCCTGGCTCAGCGGGACGCCGCTGTACCTGATGCTTGGCCTCGTGGCCGCGACCATGGCGATTGTCTACCTGATGCCACGCCTGACCCGGGCGGTGCCGCCGGCCCTGGTGGCGATTCTCGGTGTCGGTGCGGCGGTCTACCTGCTGGGCCTGCCGACCCGTACCCTGGGGGACATGGCGCACATTGCCGGCGGCTTGCCGGTGTTGGCATTCCCCGACTTGCCCTGGACCCTCGAGACCCTGCGCATCATTGCTCCCTACGCGGTGTTGATGGCGCTGGTGGGGCTGCTGGAAACCCTGTTGACCCTGAACCTGACCGATGAGATCACCGAGAGCCGTGGTTACCCGGACCGTGAGTGTGTGGCGCTGGGCGCGGCCAATATGGTGTCTGGGGTGTTCGGGGGCATGGGCGGCTGCGCGATGATTGGCCAGACCGTGATCAACCTCAGCTCCGGTGGGCGTGGACGGCTCAGCGGCGTGGTGGCCGGGGTGATGATCCTGCTGTTCGTGCTGTTCCTGTCACCGCTGATCGAGCGCATTCCCCTGGCGGCCCTGGTCGGGGTGATGTTCGTGGTCTCGCAGCAGACCTTCGCCTGGGCTTCCCTGCGGGTGCTGAACAAGGTGCCGCTGAACGATGTGTTGGTGATTGTCGCGGTGACCCTGGTCACGGTTTTCACTGACCTGGCCACTGCGGTGTTGTGCGGGATTATCATTGCCGCGCTCAACTTTGCCTGGCAGCAAGCTCGCCAGCTGTATGCCGACAGCCATCTGGAACCCGACGGCAGCAAACTCTACCGGGTGCATGGCACGCTGTTCTTCGCCTCGACCACGCCGTTTCTCAACCAGTTCGACAGTGCCGGCGACCCACCTCAGGTGACTCTCGACTGCCGGCACCTGAGCTTCGTCGACTACTCGGCCATCGCCGCCCTGGACACCTTGCGCGAGCGCTACGCCAAGGCCGGCAAGCACCTGCGCGTGCTGCACCTGTCCGAGCGCTGCAAGAAACTGCTCAAGCGCGCCCGAGTAGCTCACGACTGA